The Malus domestica chromosome 10, GDT2T_hap1 genome contains a region encoding:
- the LOC103445288 gene encoding mitochondrial phosphate carrier protein 1, mitochondrial — MAGVEGRLCEEFSPAYYGLCTVGGMLSAGATHLAITPLDVLKVNMQVNPIKYNRMGTGFSTLWKEQGPSSLWRGWSGKLFGYGAQGGCRFGLYEYFKKLYSDALIDQNKSTIFFLSSASAQVFADVALCPFEAIKVRVQTQPYFAKGLVDGVPKLYSTEGIAGFYRGLLPLWGRNLPFTVIMFTTFEHSVDLIYRNIMQRRKEDCSRAQQLGVTCLAAYAAGAVGTVVSNPADNIVSSLYNKKAANVMQAVKNIGLVNLFTRSLPVRITLVGPVVTLQWFFYDSIKVLCGLPSSGGLTRRLEESNISAE, encoded by the exons ATGGCAGGGGTTGAAGGAAGGTTGTGTGAGGAATTTTCACCTGCATATTATGGGCTCTGCACTGTCGGGGGAATGCTCAGTGCTGGCGCTACACATCTCGCAATCACGCCTCTCGATGTCTTGAAAGTTAATATGCAG GTAAATCCAATTAAATATAACAGGATGGGTACAGGGTTTTCTACTCTTTGGAAAGAACAAGGCCCCTCTTCTCTTTGGAGAGGTTGGTCTGGAAAGCTTTTTGGATATGGTGCTCAGGGTGGCTGCAGATTTGGTCTCTACGAATACTTTAAGAAGCTTTACTCGGATGCATTGATAGATCAAAACAAGAGTACCATATTCTTCCTCAGCAGTGCATCTGCTCAAGTATTTGCTGATGTGGCTCTCTGTCCTTTTGAAGCCATCAAAGTCCGAGTTCAAACACAGCCCTACTTTGCAAAGGGCTTGGTTGATGGGGTTCCAAAGCTATACTCAACCGAAGGGATAGCTGG CTTTTACAGAGGACTTTTACCACTTTGGGGTCGAAATCTTCCAT TCACAGTGATAATGTTCACAACGTTTGAGCACTCGGTGGATCTGATTTATCGCAACATTATGCAAAGGAGAAAAGAGGATTGCTCAAGAGCCCAACAGCTTGGTGTGACATGTTTAGCGGCCTATGCAGCAGGAGCTGTTGGTACCGTGGTCTCCAACCCCGCAGACAACATCGTTTCCTCTCTTTACAATAAAAAGGCTGCCAATGTGATGCAG GCTGTGAAGAACATTGGCCTCGTTAATCTATTTACTCGAAGTCTTCCTGTGCGAATTACACTTGTCGGCCCTGTTGTTACCTTGCAGTGGTTTTTCTATGACAGCATCAAAGTTCTCTGTGGACT gCCATCTAGTGGAGGGCTTACCAGGCGTCTTGAAGAATCTAACATATCAGCTGAATAA
- the LOC103412128 gene encoding calcium-dependent protein kinase 26 encodes MGNTCRGSFRGKYFQGYNQPEEQSASNSKLNTASDHSNSDHSQSSLKSQHHGHQESQDSPNTKTNNSHPPLISPRKDNTMRRSADNQSYYVLGHKTANIRDLYTLGHKLGQGQFGTTYLCTEIATGGQYACKSISKRKLISKEDVDDVRREIQIMHHLAGHKNIVTIKGAYEDSLYVHIVMELCSGGELFDRIIQRGHYSERKAAELTRIIVGVVEACHSLGVMHRDLKPENFLLVNKDDDFSLKAIDFGLSVFFKPGQVFTDVVGSPYYVAPEVLLKHYGPEADVWTAGVILYILLSGVPPFWAETQQGIFDAVLKGYIDFESEPWPVISDSAKDLIRNMLCSRPSDRLTAHEVLCHPWICENGVAPDRALDPAVLSRLKTFSAMNKLKKMALRVIAESLSEEEIAGLREMFQAMDTDNSGAITFDELKAGLRRYGSTMKDTEIRDLMDAADVDNSGTIDYGEFIAATVHLNKLEREEHLIAAFQYFDKDGSGYITVDELQQACTEHNMTDVLLDDIIKEVDQDNDGRIDYGEFVAMMQKGNVKGNMPVGRRTMRNSLNVSMRDAPGAH; translated from the exons ATGGGCAACACATGCCGTGGATCTTTCAGGGGGAAATATTTTCAGGGCTACAACCAGCCCGAAGAGCAATCTGCTTCCAATTCCAAGCTCAACACCGCGTCTGACCATTCGAATTCTGACCACTCCCAGTCCAGCTTGAAATCGCAGCACCACGGTCACCAAGAATCCCAAGACAGCCCCAACACCAAAACCAACAATAGTCATCCACCCCTCATTAGTCCCAGGAAAGATAACACCATGAGGAGAAGTGCTGATAACCAAAGTTATTATGTTTTGGGTCACAAGACCGCCAACATTCGTGATCTCTACACGTTGGGTCATAAATTAGGACAGGGACAATTTGGGACTACGTATTTATGCACTGAGATTGCTACTGGGGGTCAGTATGCATGTAAGTCTATCTCCAAAAGGAAGTTGATCTCAAAGGAGGATGTGGACGATGTTAGGAGGGAGATTCAGATAATGCACCATTTGGCTGGTCACAAGAATATTGTGACAATCAAGGGTGCTTACGAGGATTCACTGTATGTTCACATTGTAATGGAGCTTTGTTCTGGGGGTGAGTTGTTTGACCGCATCATCCAGAGAGGACATTACAGTGAGAGAAAGGCAGCTGAGCTAACAAGGATtattgttggggttgttgaagCTTGCCATTCACTTGGTGTCATGCATAGGgatctaaaacctgaaaacttcttgttggttaacaaggacgATGATTTCTCTCTCAAGGCCATTGATTTTGGACTCTCAGTTTTCTTCAAACCAg GTCAAGTTTTCACTGATGTGGTCGGAAGCCCATATTATGTTGCTCCGGAGGTACTCCTCAAGCATTATGGACCTGAAGCAGATGTGTGGACTGCTGGAGTTATACTGTATATTCTGCTCAGTGGCGTGCCACCATTTTGGGCAG AAACCCAGCAGGGGATCTTTGATGCGGTCTTGAAGGGATATATTGACTTCGAATCAGAGCCATGGCCCGTAATATCTGACAGTGCAAAAGACCTAATCCGGAATATGCTATGTTCTAGGCCTTCAGACCGTTTGACTGCTCATGAAGTGCTAT GCCACCCTTGGATTTGCGAAAATGGGGTTGCTCCTGACAGAGCCCTAGATCCAGCCGTACTTTCTCGTCTCAAAACATTTTCTGCTATGAACAAGTTAAAGAAGATGGCTTTACGG GTGATAGCTGAAAGCCTATCTGAGGAGGAGATTGCTGGGCTCAGAGAGATGTTCCAGGCAATGGATACTGATAATAGTGGTGCAATCACATTTGACGAACTTAAAGCTGGTTTGCGGAGATACGGCTCTACCATGAAGGATACAGAGATACGTGATCTTATGGATGCG GCTGATGTGGACAACAGTGGAACAATTGATTATGGTGAATTTATAGCTGCTACAGTTCATCTTAACAAACTAGAACGTGAAGAACATCTGATTGCAGCCTTCCAATACTTTGATAAGGATGGAAGTGGTTATATTACAGTTGATGAGCTCCAGCAAGCTTGTACAGAACATAACATGACTGACGTCCTTCTTGATGATATTATAAAAGAAGTTGATCAGGATAAT GATGGAAGGATTGACTACGGTGAGTTTGTGGCCATGATGCAAAAGGGCAATGTGAAAGGAAACATGCCAGTTGGAAGACGGACTATGAGGAATAGTCTAAATGTGAGCATGAGAGATGCACCGGGAGCTCATTAG
- the LOC103412129 gene encoding uncharacterized protein produces the protein MALALNSIIPLTTALSLSTSLPSPRKPSSPQFQLHHNRRQRGQIVQSAASSSSNTAVSDVKLQLQEEDPSNGFNPISTFASAWSEFARNVSGEWDGHGADFTREGFPIELPENVVPAAYREWEVKVFDWQTQCPTLANPDEHILLYKNIELLPTVGCEADAATRYRIIEKNIGGQSNEVSAFAYQSSGCYVSVLPIQDKGTYKLLELEYCLINPQDKESRVRMIQVIRIENQKMLLENIRVYCENWYGPFRDGDQLGGCAIRDSAFASTAALEASEVVGTWRGPSAVASFSGTQINVLQELLDNSEQSSVRDESGLVLLPKQLWCSVKETKEGDTYSEVGWLLDHGRAITSRCTFSSTATPKEISVANETAV, from the exons ATGGCATTGGCTCTAAACAGCATAATCCCCCTCACCACAGCTTTAAGCCTAAGCACTTCTCTGCCCTCTCCCAGAAAGCCCTCGAGCCCTCAATTCCAACTGCATCACAACCGCCGTCAGAGAGGTCAGATTGTCCAGAGCGCTgcctcttcctcctccaacaCCGCTGTGTCAGATGTTAAGCTGCAGCTCCAGGAGGAGGACCCCAGCAATGGCTTCAATCCCATTTCCACTTTTGCTTCTG CGTGGTCCGAATTTGCCAGGAATGTGTCCGGTGAATGGGATGGCCATGGAGCAGACTTCACAAGGGAAGGGTTCCCAATAGAACTTCCCGAGAATGTTGTACCTGCAGCATACAGGGAGTGGGAGGTTAAGGTTTTTGATTGGCAGACTCAATGCCCCACTCTTGCTAACCCAGATGAGCACATTCTTTTATACAAGAATATAGAGCTACTTCCTACAGTTGGATGTGAAGCTGATGCCGCCACTCGATATAGAATCATTGAGAAGAATATTGGTGGTCAGAGTAACGAAGTTTCTGCCTTTGCATATCAGTCTAGTGGATGTTATGTGTCTGTCTTGCCAATTCAGGATAAGGGTACGTATAAGTTACTGGAGTTAGAGTATTGCTTGATCAATCCTCAAGATAAAGAGTCTCGTGTGAGAATGATTCAGGTCATCCGCATAGAGAATCAGAAAATGCTGCTGGAGAATATTAGAGTTTACTGTGAGAATTGGTATGGGCCATTCAGAGATGGGGATCAGTTAGGTGGATGTGCTATCCGTGATTCTGCCTTTGCTTCTACGGCTGCATTGGAAGCTTCAGAAGTTGTTGGAACTTGGCGAGGTCCCAGTGCTGTTGCCAGTTTCAGTGGTACTCAGATT AATGTTCTTCAAGAACTTTTAGACAACAGCGAGCAGAGCTCCGTAAGAGATGAAAGTGGTCTCGTATTGCTTCCCAAGCAGCTGTGGTGTTCAGTGAAAGAAACTAAAGAAGGTGATACATACAGCGAGGTAGGATGGCTGTTAGATCATGGACGTGCCATCACATCAAGATGCACCTTCTCAAGCACAGCAACGCCAAAG GAAATCTCGGTAGCAAATGAAACTGCAGTTTGA